In Tessaracoccus sp. MC1865, the DNA window CCGGCCGGCCGTGTACCGCGCGCGACGGGAGGAGGCCACCGGGTCGTCATCCCACACGTGGGTGTGCCGGAGCATCAGGGCGATGAGGTCGCGAACGTCACGCTCGTTGAGCGACGGCGGCTCCTCCATCGCGAACAGGGCCAGGACCAGCAGGAGGTGGCTCTGGATCATGTCGCGGAGTGCACCCGCACCGTCGTAGTAACCGGCGCGGCCCTCGAGCGCCAGCACCTCGTCGACGGTGATGTCGACGCGCTCGATGTTCTGGTTGTTCCAGGCATGCTCGAAGATGCGGTTGGTGAAGCGGAGCCCCAGGAGATTGAGTACCACGGACTTACCGAGGAAGTGATCGATGCGGAAGAGTTGGTTCTCCGGCACGAGACCGGCGAGCACCCCGTTGAGTTCGCGGGCAGTTTCGAGGCTGGAGCCGAACGGCTTCTCCAGGGCGAGCCGGAGCCCCGGCGGAATCTCGAGGGTGGTCAAGGCCTTGCAGAGTTCGATCGAGATCCGGGGCGGGAGCGCCAGGTAGAGCACCGGTGCGTCGCCGAGGCCATCGAGCAGGGTGCGCAGGGCGCCGGCGTCGGTGAGGTCGAGCTGTTCGTAGCGCGTGGTGGCGATCACCCGTTCGACGCTCGCCTTGGCGCACCGACCACCCAGCGCCCCGCGGACGCGCTCAACCCACTCCTCCTGGGACAACTCATCGGCGGCGCACCCCACCAGGGTCACGTCGTATTCAGGGTTGGTCTCGAGCAGGGTCCCCAGACCGGGCAGGAGGAGGCGGGTGGCGAGGTCGCCTGAGGCGCCGAGGATCGCGAGCGTGACGGGAACGGCCATTTGCCCACTCTATGCACCCGGCCCGGGATCGGGCGCTACTCGCGCCCCTCCTCGAGTGGGATGAGCATCGTCCTGAATTCACCCGGCGTCGTGTGGAGCTGCCAGATGCGCTCCGCGACACCGTCGACGCCGTTGGCGACCTTCAGCTTGGGGATGGAGCCGGGGATCACCAACTGGACGACGCGGACGCCCTCGTCGGCCAGCGCCTCGTGCAGCATCTCGCCGTACGCGCTCTCTGCCGGGAAGCCCACCGACGTGCCCGAGAAGCCCGCCCGGGCCTTCACCGAGGTGCCGCCGTTGATGAGGATGATCGTGCCGTCGCCCGCGGCGCGCATCCCAGGCAGAACTGCACGGGCCGCCGTGATGAGCCCCAACGCTGAGAAGCGCAGCGCCTCGAGCGCCAGTTCGGGGGTGAGGTCGAGGACGGGTTCCAGGTATGACCGGGACGGGAGCGGGCTGTACTGCAGCGCGGTGATCGGACCCAGCTCGCCGGCCGCTGCCGACAGCGCGGCCTCGAGGGACGCGGCATCGCGGACATCGGCTGCATATCCGCGTGCCGTCACGCCGCCGTCGGCGAGCTCGGCCGCGAGGGCGTCCAGCTTTGCTTTGTCGCGTGAGACGAGCGCCACCGAGAACCCTTCGCGCCCGAACCTGCGCGCCACCGCGGCGCCCAGACCAGGCCCCGCCCCGACGATTGCCAACGTTGCCATGAGGCTCTCCTTCACTCAAAGTCCCCTCTCGCTGAGCGTAGCGTCGGCCTGAGCGGCGAAAGCGAAAGGGGTACGGATTCTCCGTCCGGGCAGATACACGAGAGGCTCCGGGTTACTGTGGCCTCGTGGCAGCAGCACCTGTCCGGACGGAGCATGACCAGGCAATAGCGAGCCTGCGATCGTCGTACGAGGCGATCCCGGCAGGCTCGCCGGTGCGCCTCGCCAAGCCCACGTCGAACCTGTTCCGTCCGAGAAGCGGCATGACAGCTCCCGGACTGGACGTTTCCGGCCTCACCGGGGTACTGGCCGTCGACCCCGTGACGCGCACGGCAGAAGTCCAGGGCATGTGCACCTACGAAACCCTCGTGGACGCCACGCTCGCCCACGGGCTGATGCCGCTGGTCGTCCCGCAGTTGCGGACGATCACCATCGGTGGTGCGGTGAGCGGGCTCGGTATCGAGTCCACGAGCTTCCGCAACGGCATGCCGCACGAGTCCGTCCTCGAGATGGACGTCTTCACCGGGGCCGGCGAGGTGGTCACGACAAGGCCCGGCGACGCCCTCTTCGACGCCGTGCCGAACTCCTACGGCTCCCTGGGCTATGTCACCCGGCTCCTGATCGAACTTGAGCGGGCGCCCGCCTTCGTCGCGCTGCGTCACCTGCGCTTCAGCGACACCGGCTCGCTGGCCGCCACCATCGCCGACATCTGCGCGACCCGCTCCCACGACGGCGCCGCGGTCGACGGACTCGACGGCGTGGCCTTCGCGCCCGGGGAGTACTACCTCACCCTCGCCACCTGGACCGACGCACCCTCCGGCCCTGTCAGCGACTACACCGGCCAGCAGATCTACTACCGCTCCATCCGGAGCCTCTCCACTGACCAACTCACCGGCCACGACTACCTCTGGCGGTGGGACACGGACTGGTTCTGGTGCTCGCGCGCCTTCGGCGTGCAGCACCCGTTGGTCCGCAGGCTGTGGCCCCGCCGCTGGCGCCGCTCCGACGTCTACCACCGGCTGGTCGGGCTCGACCGCCGCACCCGCCTCAGCGAGCGGTTGGACGCGCTCGCCCGCCGCCCGCGGCAGGAACGCGTGATCCAGGACGTCGAGGTGCCGGTGGAGCGGGTGGGGGAGTTCCTCACCTGGTTCGATGACGCCGTCGGGATGCGCCCGGTGTGGCTCTGCCCGCTGCGACTGAGGGCGACGGGCGGACCCGGCGCCCGGCCCTGGCCGACGTACCCCCTGCGCGGGGGCACCACCTACGTCAACGTGGGCTTCTGGGGCGCCGTGCCCGTCGGGCCGGACGCGCCGCTCGCGCCGCGCAACCGGGCGATCGAGGAGAAGGTGCAGGCGCTGGGTGGGCACAAGTCTCTCTACTCCGAGGCCTTCTATGACCGGGACACGTTCGAGCGTCTGTACGGCGGCGCGAATCTGGCCGCGGTGAAGGCCCGTTACGACCCTGACAACCGGCTGACCAGCCTGTACGAGAAGGCGGTGGAGGAACGATGAAACAGAACCTGAACGCACGGATGCCCATCGCCGACGCGGTCGCGTCGCTGCTGCGCGAGGGCATGCCCCTGAGATTCACGGCATCGGACGGGAGCGCGACCGGACCGGAGGACGCGGAGCTGGGCCTGGCGCTGCGCACCCGGCGCGGACTCGCGTACCTGCTGACCGCCCCCGGCGAACTCGGCATGGTGAGGGCGTACCTCGCCGGGGACCTCGAACTGAGGGGCGTGCACCCGGGCGACCCCTACGAGATCCTCAAACTCGTCCAGGACCGGGTGGCGTTCCGGCTGCCCAGCGCCCCCGAGGCGCTCGAACTGGCGCGCTCTCTCGGGCTCGAAACGCTCAAGCCGCCCCCGCCGCCCCCGCTGGAGTACCCGCCGCGCTGGCGGAGACTGGCCAGGGGACTGCGCCACTCGAAGGCCCGCGATTCGGACGCGATCTCGCATCACTACGACGTCTCCAACACGTTCTACGAACACATCCTCGGACCGTCGATGACCTACACGTGCGCCGTCTATCCCAGTGGGGATGCGACGCTGGAGGAGGCGCAGGCGGAGAAGTACGACCTGATCTGCCGCAAGCTGGGGTTGCGCGCCGGAATGCGGCTGCTCGACGTCGGCTGCGGTTGGGGCGGCATGGTGCGCCACGCGGCGAAGCATTACGGCGTGCGGTCTCTGGGGGTGACGCTGTCGCGCCAGCAGGCACTCTGGGCCACGGACGCCATCGCGCGTGAGGGGCTCCGCGACCTCGCCGAGGTGCGGCACGGGGACTACAGAGACGTGACCGAGAGCGGCTTCGACGCCGTGAGTTCGATCGGGCTGACGGAACACATCGGCGTGAAGAACTACCCCACCTACTTCGCGTTCCTGCGGGATCGGCTCCGGCCGGAGGGCCGGCTCCTGAACCACTGCATCACCCATTCCCATAACCGCCGCGAGCCGGTGGGCCCGTTCCTGGACCGCTACATCTTCCCCGACGGCGAGATGAGCGGGTCCGGCGTCATCATCAGGGACGCGCAGGACGCCGGGTTCGAGGTCATGCACGAGGAGAACTTCCGCCCGCACTACGCCCTCACGCTCGCCGCCTGGTGCCGCAACCTCGTCGACCACTGGGATGCCTGCGTGGCGGAGGTGGGGGAGACGAAGGCCCGTGCCTGGGGGCTCTACATGGCTGGTTCCAGGCTGAGTTTCGAACGCAACCACGTCCAGTTGCACCACGTTCTCGCGGTGCGTGTCACCGACGACGGCACCAACGGTTTCCCGCTGCGACCCACCTGGTGAGCGACACACGCGTACAGAAAGCAAAACCCCCGATGATCTGCGTTTCCGCTGATCACCGGGGTTTCCAGTGTGTCCGAGAGAGGACTTGAACCTCCACGCCCTAAACGGGCACTAGCACCTCAAGCTAGCGCGTCTACCAATTCCGCCACCCGGACAGGGTGTGCTTCCCTTTCGGGGAGCGACAAGGAACTCTAGCAGGTACACCCCGGGACTACGCAAATCGGGGCTAGGGTGGGGTTCAGAAGGGCCCCGGCAGGTGGGCGCGGAACGTCTGAGGAGCAGATGACATGGGCGTTGAGGCGACCTTTGAGATTGAGATCACCCCCACTGAGGCCCTGCTGCCCGCCACCAGCAGATTCGACTTCGCCAAGGTATGGGAGGGCGCGGCGCAGGGCATCAGCAAGGGCGTCATGGTCTCGGGTGGGGACGCGTCCAGCGGGACGGCCGGCTACGTGGCCATGGAGGTCTTCGAGGGGACGCTGGACGGCCGCAAGGGAGCCGTCTCGTTCCAGCAGTTCGGCACCATGCAGGGCGGCGTGCAGGAGCTTCGCTACGAGATCGTCCCCGGCTCGGGCACCGGGGAACTGGAAGACGTCACCGGCACGCTGCACCTCGAGATCGACGGCGAGGGCCTGCACCACATCACGTTCGAGCTGGGCTAGCCGGCCGTAGCCCGTTCGGGCCGCCGGAGATGTCGTCGAGGGCGGCGACGATGGGCGGCACGAGCGTCTTGTGCTCGACGTCCATGAGCTCGGCCAGGTGCTCCGTGGTGCGGGGGCCGATGAGGGCCGAGGCCACCTGGGGAGCGTCCCTCGTCCACAGCAGCGACACCTGGGCCGCCGTCAGCCCCAAGCCCTGCGCGGCGTGTGCCACGGCGTCGACGATCGCCGACGAGCGGGGCTGCAGATACGGCTCGACGAACCAGCTGAAGTGATCCGAGGCGCCGCGGGAATCGCGGGGGATCCGGCCGCCGGCGTACTTGCCGGTCAACACCCCGCGGCCCAGCCCGGACCACGCCAGCACGCCCAGCCGGTGGTGCGCGGCGGCGGGGATGACCTCCACTTCGGCGCGCCGTGCCAGCAGCGAGTACTCCACCTGCACGCTGGACAACGTGACCCGGACCCGGTCCGCGTCCTGCCAGGTGGCGGCCGTGGCGGTCTGCCAGCCCACGAAGTTCGACACGCCCACGTAGTGGGCCATGCCCCGGGCGACGGCGGTGTCCAGCGCAGACATCGTTTCGTCGACGGGGGCGTCACCCCAGGCGTGCACCTGCCACAGGTCCACGTGGTCCGTCCCCAGCCGCCGCAGCGACTGCTCCAGGTCGTTGAGCAACGCGCCGCGGGACGTGTCGATCACCCGGCGTCCGTCGCGCACCACGAAGCCCGCCTTGGTGGCGATGACCAGCGACTCCCTGGGCAGACCAGCGTGCAGGGCCTTGCCGATCATCTTCTCCGCGACCCCGGCGCCGTACGCGGGTGCGGTGTCGACGAGGTTGCCCCCACCGTCGACGAAATCGTGCAGGAGGGCCTGCGCCATCGGCCACTCGACGTCGCGGCCCCACGCCATGGTCCCCAAACCGAGGGGGGAGACATGGAGACCGGTGGCACCGAGTGGACGAAGCTGCATAGCGGGACCCAGCCTATGCGGCCGCGAGCACGCCGGTGAGCAGCAGCACCGCGACGATCGCGGCCACAGCCAGGCGGTAGACGACGAAGAGCCGGAAGTTGTGCGTGGAGACGTAGCGCAGCAGCCACGCGATCACGGCGTAGCCGATGATGAACGCCAGGACGGTGGCCACGATGGTGGGACCCCAGGCGGCGGTGGCGTCGCCGCCGATGTCCTTGAGCTTGTAGAGGCCGGAGCCGAAGACCGCCGGGACGGCCAGCAGGAACGCGTAGCGGGTGGCGGCGGGCCGGTCATAGCCCAGGAACAGACCGCCGGAGATGGTGGCGCCGGAGCGCGACACACCGGGGATCAGCGCCGCGGCCTGGAACAGGCCGAACAGGATGCCGTCGCGCCAGCTCAGCTCCCGCAGGTCCTTGGAGTTGTTCTCGCCGAACCTGTCAGCGATCGCCAGCACGATGCCGACGCCGGCCAGCATCGCCACCGTGATCCAGAGGTTCCGCAGCGTGGTGTCGATGGCGTCCTGGAACAGCAGCCCCAGCACGACGATGGGGACGGAGCCGATGATCACCAGCCAGCCCATGCGTGCGTCGGGGTCGGAGCGCTCCACCGTGCCGCGGAGCGAACCGAACCAGCGCGCGATGATGCGCGCGATGTCCTTGCGGAAGTAGACGAGCACGGCCGTCTCAGTGCCCAGCTGGGTGACCGCGGTGAAAGCGGCGCCTGGGTCGCGGCCGTCGAACAACAGCTGCCCGATGATCGACACGTGCGCGCTCGACGAGATGGGCAGGAATTCCGTGAGACCCTGCACGATGCCGAGCACGATCGCCTGCAACCAGTCCATGTGTGCGTCCTCCCGAAGCCAAATCGGGGGCAACTGTACCGCCGACGCGGCTACTAGGCTTGGGCCCCATGACCAAGGTGGTGCTGATCAGGCATGGCCGCTCGACGGCGAACGCAGCGGGCGTGCTCGCCGGGCGCGCACCGGGGGTGGCGTTGGACGACATCGGGCGGGAGCAGGCGGTGGCCCTCGGCGAGCTGCTGAGGAACGTGACCATCGCGGCCGCCTACAGCTCCCCGGTGGAGCGGTGCATCGAGACGGCCACGCTGGCCGGCTTCCCCCGTCCGGAGTTGCTCGACGGCGTCAGCGAATGCGACTACGGCGAATGGACCGGCGCGAAACTCGACGACCTGAGCTCCCAGGAGGTGTGGGCCGACGTGCAGGCCCGGCCCTCCGTCGTGGCCTTCCCCGGCGGTGAGTCCATGCTGGCCATGTTCCAGCGCACGACTGCGGCCATCGCGGAGGTGGCGGCCAGGCACGGTGCCGACGATGTCGTCGCCGTGTTCTCGCACGGCGACCCCATCAAGGCGATTCTCGCGCACGCCTTTGGAATGCACCTCGACCAGTTCCAGCGCCTCCACGTGCACCCGGCCGGCCTCAGCGTCATCGATTACAGCGGCGAGCGGCCCCTCGTGGTGTGCGTGAACACCGGAGGCGACCTCGCCTCCCTGCTCGGGGGGAACTCCGCTCCGACCATCGGCGGTGGCGATGTCGCGGGCGTAGGGTGATGCCATGATGCTCGCCTTCGACAACCCGGATCGCTGCATCGTCGGCACCATCGGCGCGCCCGGTGAACGCCTGTTCCTCATCCAGGTGGCGCAGGGCAACCGCCTGGCGGCCGTGGCGCTCGAGAAGGAGCAGACGCTCCTGCTGGGCGTGCGGGTCGGCGACGTGCTCGACCAGCTCGCGGAACTGGGCCACGAAGTGCCGCCGCGGCAGCCACCGGCTGACAACGGTCCGCTCGACGCGCCCGTCGAGGTGCTGTTCCGCGCGGCGGCCATCGGCCTGGCCTGGGACCATGAGCGCAACCGCCTCCTCCTCGAACTCTTCTCCGCCGAACCTGACGAGGAGGGCGAGAACTCACTGGTACAGATCCGGATGACGCCCGTGATGGCGCGGGAGTTCTCCTCCCGCGCGGAGGTCGTCGTCGCCTCCGGGCGGCCCTCCTGCCCGGCGTGCAGCCAGCCACTGGACCCGGCAGGACACATCTGCCCCCGCGCGAACGGCTACCGCGGGCCGCTGTTCGGATGACCGGGCCCAGCGGAGCGCTCCAGGTCGTGGGGCGGCTCGTCGATGCCTCCAACGCCACCTTCCTCGCCGTCGACGAGGAGGAGGCGCACTGGGTGTACAAACCGGTGGCGGGGGAGTCGCCGCTGTGGGACTTCCCGATGGCCACCCTCGGCCGCCGCGAGGTCGCGGCCTACGCGCTGTCAGAGGAACTCGGGTTCGGTGTGGTGCCGCTGACAGTCTGGTGCGAGGGGCCGCTCGGCGAGGGATCTGCCCAGCGCTGGGTCGACGGCGCGCCCACGCCGCTCATCGACCTGCTCGAGCCCACCGACGTGGACGAGACCTGGCTGCCGATCCTCACCGGTCTGAACGCTGAGGACCGCCCCGTCGTGCTGGCGCACCGCGACGACCCCCGGCTCCGCGCTCTCGCCCTGTTCGACGCGCTGCTGAACAACTCCGACCGCAAGGCCAGCCACGTCATCACGCACGGCGACGCCCTCGCCGGGGTCGACCACGGCGTGAGCCTCCACACAGACAACAAACTGCGCACGGTGCTGTGGGGATGGGCCGGCGATCCACTCACCGAGGGCGAGCTCGCCGTCGTGGCGCTCGCTGCGGCCATCGAAGCGCCGCTCGCGCCCGGGCTGACCGACGAGGAATGGGCCGCGCTGACCAGCCGGGCCGAGGAGATGCTGGCGGAAGGAGCGATGCCGCGGCCATCCGAGCGGTGGCCCAGCATCCCGTGGCCTCCGATCTAGGCGGTAAGTTGTGACCCATGTATGCGTGGGAAACCGTTGACGTCCCGGCCCTGCCGCCCTCGGGCGGCGCCGTTCCGGACAAGCTCACCCTGTTCGACACAGCGTCGCGCAGCCAGGTGCCTGTGGCCGCGGACGTGGAGACCGCGCGCATGTACGTGTGCGGCATCACCCCCTACGACGCCACGCATCTGGGTCACGCCAACACCTACCTCACGTTCGACCTGATCAACCGCGTCTGGCGCGACCTCGGGCTCAACGTCGACTACACCCAGAACGTCACCGATGTCGACGACCCGCTCCTCGAGCGCGCCGCCGAGACCGGCGTCGAATGGGAGGAACTGGCCGCGGACCAGACCGAACTGTTCCGCAGCGACATGCAGGACCTGCGCGTCCTGCCCCCGAACAACTACATCGGAGCCGTGGAGTCCATCAGCTGCGTCACCGAACTGATCGACGACCTGCTCGCCAGCGGTTTCATCTACCAGGTGGGCGACGACGAGCACCCGGACTGGTACTTCAACACGGCAGCCGCGCCAGGCTTCGGCGGCGTCAGTCACCTCAGCGAGGCCGAGATGATCGCCAGCTTCCGTGAGAACGGCGGCGACCCGGACCGCCCGGGCAAGCGGCACCCGCTCGACAGCCTGTTGTGGCGCTACTCCCGGGAAGGTGAACCCAGTTGGTCCTCACCGCTGGGCGCCGGTCGTCCCGGCTGGCACATCGAGTGCACCGCCATCTCGCTGCGTTACCTCGGAGCGAACTTCGACGTCCAGGGTGGTGGGGCAGACCTGGTCTTCCCGCACCACGAGATGTGCGCGGCGCAGGCCATCGTGGCCAGCCGTGAGCCCCTCGCGGATGCCTTCGTGCACTCCGGCCTGGTGGCGCTCCACGGCGAGAAGATGAGCAAGTCCAAGGGCAACCTCGAGCTCGTCAGCCGCCTGCGCAAGGCCGGGGCGGACCCCATGGCCATCAGGCTGGCGCTGCTGGACCACCACTACCAGGAGAACTGGGAGTGGACGCCGGACCAGCTCGAACGGGCCACCGAGCGCCTCGCCCTTTGGCGGGGCATGGTCAACGACGGCGGGGCGCTGCCCGCGGGCGAGACGATCGCCGCCATGCGTACCGCGCTCCGCAACAACCTCGACGCCCCTGCCGCCCTCGCGGCCGTCGACACCTGGGCGGCGGCCAGCCTCAGCATCGGTGGCGACGACACCGACGCCATCTCGGAGATGTCCGCCGCGGTCGACGCGCTGCTCGGCATCAAGCTCTAAGCGATAAGGTCTGGAAACGTGAAGTCCTTCGAACAGCTCTTCGAGCAGCTCACCGAAACCGCGCGCAACCGGCCCGAAGGCTCGAGCACGGTGGAGCGGCTGGACGCCGGCGTGCACGCCATCGGCAAGAAAGTCGTCGAGGAGGCTGCCGAGGTGTGGATGGCCGCCGAGTACGAGTCGAAGGACCAGGCCGCCGAGGAGATCAGCCAACTGCTCTACCACCTGCAGGTCATGATGATCGCCCTTGATCTCGACCTCGACGACATCTACCGCTACCTCTGAGGACGAACCGAACGTGATCACCGAACGACTCCTTCGCATTGCCGTGCCCAACAAGGGCGCCCTCGCCGAGGCCGCGTCCCAGATGCTGCGCTCCGCCGGCTACCGCCAGCGCACGGACAGCAAGGACCTCACGCTGATCGACACCGATCACGGCGTGGAGTTCTACTACCTCCGTCCCCGTGACATCGCGATCTACATCGGCCGCGGCCACCTGGACATCGGCATCACCGGCCGCGACATGCTCCTGGATTCGGCGGCGGACGCTACCGAGGTCATGGCGCTCGGTTTCGGCGGCTCCCGGTTCCGTTTCGCTGCCGTCAACGGGTCGTCGATGACGCTGGAAGACCTCCGCGGCAAGCGCATCGCCTCCTCCTACACCGGTCTGCTCCAGACATACCTCGACGAGAAGGGGATCGAGGCCGAACTCGTCGGGCTCGACGGCGCGGTCGAATCCGCCATCCGGCTCGGCGTCGCCGACGTCGTGGCTGACGTCGTCGACACCGGCACCACGCTGCGTCGCGCGGGCCTCGAGATGTTCGGCGACCCGATCTGCGAATCCGAGGCCGTCCTCATCCAGCGCAACGGCGGCAGCGCGCTGCCGCCTCTGGCGGAGGCGCTGAAGACCCGCCTGCACTCGGTGCTCGTCGCCCAGAACTACATGATGCTCGACTACAACGTGCACACCGATGACCTGGAGACCACCACGTCGCTGGCCCCGGGCGTAGAGGGCCCGACGGTGTCGGCGCTCTCGAAGGAGGGCTGGAGCGCCGTGCGCGTGCTGGTTCCCCGGAAGGGCGCCCACCTCCTCATGGACCGCCTCCACGACGCCGGCGCGCGGGGCATCCTGCTCACCGAACTCGCCGCCTGCAGGCTCTGAGGAGCGTCGTGACAGATCCCGTCGACCAGCCGCTCACCCCCGGGGAAGACCCCGTCCCCGCGAGGCTCTCGTACTCCAGCCCGCCGGCGCTGATGACCGGTGTCGTGCTGTCCATGGTGCTGCTCTTCGGCGCGCTGTACGGCTGGTACGCGCTGGGTCCGGAGATCCGTGGGCAGGTCACCTGGGCTCAGGCGGGCACGCTGCTGTTCATCGTGTTCCTGATGATCGCCATCATGCTGTCCGTCGGCTATTCACGGCTGTGGGCGGCCGACGGTGTGGTCACCGTCCGCAACGGGCCGTTCCTGCGCCGCTACGGCGTGGACACGATCGCGGGGGTGCGGCTGCGTCCCGGCGATGCCTGGAGTTCACTGCTGGTCAAGCAGGAGGACACCCTCAAGCGCAGGCCCGTGCTGGCCATCCAGTTCCTCGAAGGTGAGGGTGGCAAGCGCAAGATCATCGAACTGCGCCGGTGGCTGAAGGCCAATGGGGCGACCTCGGCGGGCTACAGCAGCGCCGACGCCGACTGAGCCGGCCGATCCCGCCCAGCTCACATGATGCCGCGCTTGCGCAGCAGCGCTTCGATCTCCGCGTCCTCGGGGTCTGTGCCCTTCTGAACCGCGGCGGGCTTGTCGGCCGGCTTCGGGGCGGGGGAGGGCGTCGACGGCGCGGTGCCGGTGGCGGGCTTGGCCGCGGTGGCGCCGGGCACCTGCCTGGTGCGGTTGCGCTGGGGGGCCTCCCTGCCCGCGGCGGGCTGAGCCGCATGCTCACGGGCGGGCTTCCGGGGCAGCATGAGCCCCACGACGGTGAGGATGATGCCGCCCACCAGCAGGCCCAGGCCCCACGCCACGGCGTTGGTGAACACGGTGCGCTGGAACCAGTCCACCAGGCTCATGATCCCGTTGATGAGCAGCCTGAGCAGGCCGGTGAGGTACAGCCCCACGGGGATGGCGGCCAGGCCCAGCCCGATGATCAGCGGCCGCACCCTTCCCACCCGGGCGGTGACTCCTGCGGCGATGGCGAGGATCACGACGGCGACGGCGATGGTCCCGATGAGCTCAATGGGCATGTCCCCCAGTCTGGCACATCGCCGCGGGCGCATGAACGGCTAGGGTTCTGGGCATGGTCGAACTGCGCTCCCTGGCACAACCGAACTCCCGCTTCGCCGGGGACGACGGGGCGGCGGATCCGTTGACCCGCGCCGCCATCGCGCGCGCCCAGGACCACAACGGCTACATCAGGGCCCTGGTGGCGCTCTGCACCAGCCGCCTGCTCCTGCCGATCGTGGCCAGCGGTGACGAGGGCGGTGACGCCCCGGACCCGGACCGTCACGCGGAGATGGCGGCCGTCACGCTCACGGACGAGTCCGGCAGTTACCTCCTGGCCTTCACCGGCTACGACTCCCTCAAGGCCTGGGAGGCCGACGCGCGGCCCGTGCCCTGCCTGCTCGACGAGCTCTGCGCCACCGTCGAGGCCGCTGACGCGGAGCAATTGCTGATCGACGTCGCCGGCCCTGTACCGTTCGTGATCGCCGGCGACGCGCTGCAGAAGTTCGCCGACGGTTTCCGTCTCGTCGAGTTCGAGGGCGAGGACTTCGCGTGGGTGAAGTACGCCGAGGACGACGAAGCCTGACCACGCCGCCGGGCCCCGGCGAGCCCGGTTTTGGAAGATGCAGGGCGGCCTGCGTATAATCTTCAAGGTTGGCGGCTTCCGGCTGCCCTGATAAAGCGGAGTTCCACTCCCACCCGAGTTGCTGTGGCGGCCGGGTCACCCCACGACGAGCGGTTGCTCCGTCGTCGAGTTGGTGTGTGGGCCTCTGCATGTGCAGGGGCCTTTTGCTGTTGACCAGTACATACCAACTCTTCAACTGGAGGACCCATCAGCACTGAACCGCGGATCAACGATCGCATCCGAGTACCCGAAGTCCGGCTCGTCGGCCCCAATGGCGAGCAGGTCGGCATCGTGCGCGTCGAGGACGCCCTGCGTCTCGCGGCGGAGAACGATCTGGATCTTGTCGAAGTGGCCCCGCAGGCGCGTCCGCCGGTCGCCAAGCTGATGGACTACGGCAAGTTCAAGTACGAGGCGGCACAGAAGGTGCGCGACGCCCGCAAGAACCAGCAGAACGTCACCACCAAGGAGATGAAGCTCCGCCTCAAGATCGACCAGCACGATTACGAGACGAAGAAGGGCCACGTGGTCCGCTTCCTCAAAGCCGGCGACAAGGTGAAGATCACCATCATGTTCCGCGGCCGCGAGCAGTCCCGCCCCGAACTGGGCATGGAACTGCTGCGCCGCCTGGCGGCCGACGTGGCGGAGTTCGGCTTCATCGAAGCCTCTCCCAAGCAGGACGGCCGAAACATGCTCATGGTGCTCGGACCCACCAAGAAGAAGACCGAAGCGAAGGTCGATCAGGCCGCCGACCGCGACCGCCGCATGGCGGAGCGCAGGGAGCAGGCCGAGAACGAACGGGTGATGGAAGCGGAACTCCGCGCCGCCGCCCAGACGGATGCCCACCAGAAGAAGCGTGGTCCTGCAGACAACATGGACCCAGACATCGATCTCTGAGATCGAGTAGGAAAGCGAGCTAGATATGCCGAAGATGAA includes these proteins:
- a CDS encoding glucose-6-phosphate dehydrogenase — protein: MAVPVTLAILGASGDLATRLLLPGLGTLLETNPEYDVTLVGCAADELSQEEWVERVRGALGGRCAKASVERVIATTRYEQLDLTDAGALRTLLDGLGDAPVLYLALPPRISIELCKALTTLEIPPGLRLALEKPFGSSLETARELNGVLAGLVPENQLFRIDHFLGKSVVLNLLGLRFTNRIFEHAWNNQNIERVDITVDEVLALEGRAGYYDGAGALRDMIQSHLLLVLALFAMEEPPSLNERDVRDLIALMLRHTHVWDDDPVASSRRARYTAGRVGGEAVPNYVDEPGVDASRNTETLAELTVRINTDRWAGVPFRLRSGKALGDARNGITVAFRPVDHVPEGFTEAPPNVLSIGMKPANIRLGLSTNAESNRFQLDQSVLSTDLAESPLKPYGEILDSIFRGDPLLTVRGDVAEECWRIVQPVIHAWQQGLVPLDEYVAGGAGPTRWNA
- a CDS encoding SDR family NAD(P)-dependent oxidoreductase; this encodes MATLAIVGAGPGLGAAVARRFGREGFSVALVSRDKAKLDALAAELADGGVTARGYAADVRDAASLEAALSAAAGELGPITALQYSPLPSRSYLEPVLDLTPELALEALRFSALGLITAARAVLPGMRAAGDGTIILINGGTSVKARAGFSGTSVGFPAESAYGEMLHEALADEGVRVVQLVIPGSIPKLKVANGVDGVAERIWQLHTTPGEFRTMLIPLEEGRE
- a CDS encoding FAD-binding oxidoreductase; translation: MTAPGLDVSGLTGVLAVDPVTRTAEVQGMCTYETLVDATLAHGLMPLVVPQLRTITIGGAVSGLGIESTSFRNGMPHESVLEMDVFTGAGEVVTTRPGDALFDAVPNSYGSLGYVTRLLIELERAPAFVALRHLRFSDTGSLAATIADICATRSHDGAAVDGLDGVAFAPGEYYLTLATWTDAPSGPVSDYTGQQIYYRSIRSLSTDQLTGHDYLWRWDTDWFWCSRAFGVQHPLVRRLWPRRWRRSDVYHRLVGLDRRTRLSERLDALARRPRQERVIQDVEVPVERVGEFLTWFDDAVGMRPVWLCPLRLRATGGPGARPWPTYPLRGGTTYVNVGFWGAVPVGPDAPLAPRNRAIEEKVQALGGHKSLYSEAFYDRDTFERLYGGANLAAVKARYDPDNRLTSLYEKAVEER
- a CDS encoding cyclopropane-fatty-acyl-phospholipid synthase family protein, with amino-acid sequence MKQNLNARMPIADAVASLLREGMPLRFTASDGSATGPEDAELGLALRTRRGLAYLLTAPGELGMVRAYLAGDLELRGVHPGDPYEILKLVQDRVAFRLPSAPEALELARSLGLETLKPPPPPPLEYPPRWRRLARGLRHSKARDSDAISHHYDVSNTFYEHILGPSMTYTCAVYPSGDATLEEAQAEKYDLICRKLGLRAGMRLLDVGCGWGGMVRHAAKHYGVRSLGVTLSRQQALWATDAIAREGLRDLAEVRHGDYRDVTESGFDAVSSIGLTEHIGVKNYPTYFAFLRDRLRPEGRLLNHCITHSHNRREPVGPFLDRYIFPDGEMSGSGVIIRDAQDAGFEVMHEENFRPHYALTLAAWCRNLVDHWDACVAEVGETKARAWGLYMAGSRLSFERNHVQLHHVLAVRVTDDGTNGFPLRPTW
- a CDS encoding DUF3224 domain-containing protein produces the protein MGVEATFEIEITPTEALLPATSRFDFAKVWEGAAQGISKGVMVSGGDASSGTAGYVAMEVFEGTLDGRKGAVSFQQFGTMQGGVQELRYEIVPGSGTGELEDVTGTLHLEIDGEGLHHITFELG
- a CDS encoding aldo/keto reductase, which codes for MQLRPLGATGLHVSPLGLGTMAWGRDVEWPMAQALLHDFVDGGGNLVDTAPAYGAGVAEKMIGKALHAGLPRESLVIATKAGFVVRDGRRVIDTSRGALLNDLEQSLRRLGTDHVDLWQVHAWGDAPVDETMSALDTAVARGMAHYVGVSNFVGWQTATAATWQDADRVRVTLSSVQVEYSLLARRAEVEVIPAAAHHRLGVLAWSGLGRGVLTGKYAGGRIPRDSRGASDHFSWFVEPYLQPRSSAIVDAVAHAAQGLGLTAAQVSLLWTRDAPQVASALIGPRTTEHLAELMDVEHKTLVPPIVAALDDISGGPNGLRPASPART